Proteins from one Flammeovirgaceae bacterium genomic window:
- a CDS encoding BamA/TamA family outer membrane protein: protein MPVLLSGCLGTRYLAPGEKLLYKQKTVVPKGFRKDGFHDLYVQKTNRRFLGLPINTLVWMYYTGERWYHREKFEAKKERVEARYDRKIGKAKNEKRKSSLQYRKQHKIDVLNGKIENGNMFMQWGEKAAVYDSASVALSSEKLTDYFFTRGYFEAGTKVEKSEGRKKVSIAYHVTPHAPYSYDSISDNIEDETIRSIYRKNLSASLVKKGDQFNQNTLNQERERIDNLLKDNGYYAFGRDYVEYDIDTTYGGYHKIALRLNILSPAGQSAHKQYRIDSIIFITDANATRPGNRKRQIVPYRDVSYQYYRNEYSKRILSQRIFFHQDSLYSRTHTLNTQRQLANLGMFKFVNINYDTSGGKFVANLFSSALNRYSWSNEAGLTVTQGYPGPYYNMSFLKRNLFGGMEILELNGRAGFEGVASATDRENFYKSVEAGLNATLTFPQFLIPMGKAAQYRVGKLNPKTKMLGGFTYSKRPEYERETTTFSYTYSWENKRITQYSFTLANLNIIQSKLDSTFRALLDNLSATQGNNIRLSFNPSFVSSMIFSMNWNPENYGNTVSSSKFLRVQAESGGTMLNFYTPGIVKKENLQLFKYLRLNVDYRKNRVIDRNTVLAYRINTGVGWSYSAKQVLPYEKYFFVGGSNSVRAWRPRRLGVGSAPPLLSTNPKQDGLFDYSFEKPGEILLEGSVELRKKLFGFVNGAVFVDWGNVWSFDENQLGSGTGEPNQASWTGSTKFRFDDFYKELAVGTGFGLRFDFSFLVLRFDVGIKVIDPSRKEGNRFVLDEVKFFRPFGIGKEPVIYNIGIGYPF, encoded by the coding sequence TTGCCCGTGCTACTTTCGGGATGCCTGGGCACGCGTTACCTTGCCCCTGGCGAGAAGCTCCTTTACAAACAAAAGACGGTTGTCCCCAAGGGGTTCAGGAAAGACGGCTTCCATGACCTGTATGTTCAAAAAACCAACCGGAGGTTCCTGGGGCTGCCGATCAACACCCTTGTATGGATGTACTATACCGGGGAGAGGTGGTACCACCGGGAAAAGTTCGAGGCCAAAAAAGAAAGGGTGGAGGCCCGTTACGACCGCAAAATAGGCAAGGCCAAAAACGAGAAGAGAAAATCCTCCCTGCAGTACAGGAAGCAACACAAGATCGATGTATTGAACGGCAAGATCGAGAACGGCAACATGTTCATGCAGTGGGGGGAAAAGGCCGCTGTCTATGATTCCGCCTCCGTGGCGTTGTCCTCGGAAAAACTGACCGACTATTTTTTTACAAGGGGTTATTTTGAGGCCGGCACGAAGGTGGAAAAGTCCGAGGGAAGGAAAAAGGTATCCATCGCCTACCATGTCACGCCCCATGCCCCCTATTCCTACGACTCCATCTCCGACAATATAGAAGACGAAACGATCAGGAGCATATACAGGAAAAACCTATCGGCCAGCCTGGTCAAAAAGGGGGACCAGTTCAACCAAAACACCCTTAACCAGGAGCGGGAGCGCATTGACAACCTCCTGAAGGACAATGGGTACTACGCCTTTGGCCGCGACTATGTGGAGTACGATATCGATACCACGTATGGCGGTTACCACAAGATCGCCTTGCGGTTGAACATCCTCAGCCCTGCCGGGCAATCCGCGCACAAGCAATACCGCATCGATTCCATCATATTCATCACCGATGCCAATGCCACCCGGCCGGGGAACCGCAAACGGCAAATCGTGCCATACCGCGATGTCTCCTACCAATATTACCGCAACGAATACAGCAAGAGGATTTTGAGCCAGCGTATATTCTTTCACCAGGACAGCCTATACAGCCGGACCCACACCCTCAACACACAACGACAGCTGGCCAACCTGGGCATGTTCAAATTTGTAAACATCAACTATGACACCTCGGGCGGGAAGTTTGTCGCCAACCTCTTTTCCAGTGCGCTGAACCGGTATTCCTGGTCCAACGAAGCCGGGCTTACGGTCACGCAGGGGTACCCGGGGCCCTATTACAACATGAGTTTTTTAAAGCGGAACCTGTTTGGCGGCATGGAAATCCTTGAACTCAACGGGAGGGCGGGCTTTGAGGGGGTGGCTTCCGCCACGGACCGGGAGAATTTTTACAAAAGTGTGGAGGCGGGCCTTAACGCCACCCTTACTTTCCCGCAGTTTTTGATACCCATGGGCAAAGCGGCCCAGTACCGGGTGGGAAAGCTCAACCCCAAAACAAAAATGCTGGGCGGGTTTACCTATTCCAAACGGCCCGAGTACGAACGGGAGACCACCACCTTTTCCTATACCTATTCATGGGAGAACAAGAGGATCACCCAATATTCCTTTACCCTGGCCAACCTCAACATCATACAATCGAAGCTGGACAGCACCTTCCGGGCCCTGCTCGATAACCTCAGCGCCACCCAGGGAAACAACATCCGTTTATCCTTCAACCCTTCGTTTGTCAGCAGCATGATTTTTTCCATGAACTGGAACCCCGAAAATTACGGGAATACCGTCAGCAGTTCCAAGTTTTTGCGGGTGCAGGCCGAAAGCGGTGGCACCATGCTCAATTTCTATACCCCCGGCATCGTGAAGAAGGAAAACCTTCAGCTCTTCAAATACCTGAGGTTGAATGTTGATTACCGGAAGAACAGGGTCATTGACCGCAATACGGTACTGGCCTACAGGATCAATACGGGGGTAGGCTGGTCCTATTCCGCGAAGCAGGTGTTGCCCTACGAGAAATACTTCTTTGTGGGCGGCAGCAACAGTGTGCGTGCCTGGCGCCCCCGCAGGCTGGGCGTGGGGTCTGCCCCTCCCCTTCTCAGCACAAACCCCAAGCAAGATGGCCTGTTTGACTACAGCTTTGAGAAGCCCGGGGAAATCCTGCTGGAAGGGAGCGTGGAACTGCGCAAAAAACTTTTTGGTTTTGTAAACGGGGCTGTTTTTGTGGACTGGGGCAATGTGTGGTCCTTTGATGAAAACCAACTGGGTTCGGGGACGGGCGAGCCCAACCAGGCATCCTGGACGGGAAGCACCAAGTTCCGCTTTGATGATTTTTACAAAGAGCTGGCCGTGGGCACCGGGTTTGGGCTGCGTTTTGATTTCTCATTCCTCGTGCTCCGCTTTGACGTGGGCATTAAGGTCATCGACCCCTCCCGGAAAGAGGGCAACCGCTTTGTGCTGGACGAGGTGAAATTTTTCAGGCCTTTTGGGATAGGCAAAGAGCCCGTCATCTACAACATCGGCATTGGCTATCCCTTTTAA
- a CDS encoding tungsten formylmethanofuran dehydrogenase, whose protein sequence is MAKATHGKQKAKTGVEKKTLGQAYRLMCTARHMAILYDNHKEVCARYVHSTSRGHEAIQLATGLQLKPFDFASLYYRDESVLLGMGLRPYELMLQLMAKRDDPFSGGRTYYGHPALRRKGFPTIPHQSSATGMQAIPATGMAHGLAYLESQGLLKGKNKPVVLCSLGDGSVTEGEVSEAFQMAVLKKLPILYLVQDNGWGISATAGEMRAMDAYEYAAGFKGLERMRVDGAGFEESFAAMQKAIAYVRKNRAPILVHARCPLLGHHTSGVRKEWYRGDDLAKQEKQDPLPRFEKYLLGMGFSKRELDALKQKAAALVDADYQQAVAAPGPAPEGFASHEFAPTPVLEEKGNRAPKGGDKVVMVDAALHAVDEILKKHPEALLYGQDVGGRLGGVFREAATLAQKYGDQRVFNTPIQEAYIVGSTAGMSAVGATPIVEIQFADYIWPGINQLVEELSKSCYLTQGKFPIQSLIRVPVGAYGGGGPYHSGSVESALLTIRGIKVVYPSNAADMKGLLKASFYDPNPVVLLEHKGLYWSKVPGTLDAKTVEPDEAYIIPLGKANRVQLADREKVGQGISAVVVTYGMGVYWAKEASAPFEGQVEILDLRTLNPVDWEAIVASVKMHGKVLVLTEEPLMNSFAESLAGRISRECFAYLDAPVWTVGAANLPAVPLNVELEKMMLPNADKVKVELKQLLEY, encoded by the coding sequence ATGGCAAAGGCAACACATGGAAAGCAAAAAGCAAAAACCGGTGTGGAAAAAAAAACACTTGGACAGGCCTACCGCCTGATGTGCACGGCCAGGCACATGGCCATTCTCTATGACAACCACAAAGAAGTGTGTGCCCGGTACGTGCACAGCACGTCCCGGGGGCATGAGGCCATCCAACTGGCAACAGGGCTCCAGCTCAAACCGTTCGACTTTGCTTCCCTCTACTACCGGGACGAATCCGTTTTGCTGGGCATGGGGCTGCGGCCTTATGAGTTGATGTTGCAACTGATGGCCAAACGGGACGATCCTTTTTCGGGGGGCAGGACCTATTATGGCCATCCGGCCCTCAGGCGAAAGGGATTTCCCACCATACCCCACCAGAGTTCGGCCACGGGCATGCAGGCCATCCCCGCCACCGGCATGGCCCACGGGCTGGCCTACCTCGAATCCCAGGGCTTGTTGAAAGGCAAAAACAAGCCTGTTGTCCTGTGTTCCCTGGGGGACGGTTCCGTCACGGAAGGGGAAGTGTCCGAGGCTTTCCAGATGGCGGTGTTGAAAAAGCTTCCCATCCTATACCTGGTGCAGGACAATGGCTGGGGGATATCGGCCACGGCCGGGGAAATGCGGGCAATGGATGCCTATGAATATGCCGCGGGCTTCAAAGGCCTGGAGCGCATGCGGGTGGATGGGGCCGGGTTTGAAGAAAGCTTTGCTGCCATGCAAAAGGCCATCGCATATGTAAGGAAAAACCGCGCCCCCATTTTGGTGCATGCCAGGTGCCCCTTGTTGGGCCACCATACCTCCGGGGTGAGAAAGGAGTGGTACCGGGGTGACGACCTGGCAAAACAGGAAAAACAAGACCCTTTGCCCCGGTTTGAAAAATATTTGTTGGGCATGGGGTTTTCCAAAAGGGAGTTGGACGCACTGAAGCAAAAGGCGGCCGCCCTGGTGGACGCGGATTATCAACAGGCGGTGGCCGCGCCCGGCCCCGCCCCCGAAGGGTTTGCCTCGCACGAGTTTGCCCCCACACCGGTGTTGGAAGAAAAAGGCAACAGGGCCCCGAAAGGAGGGGACAAGGTGGTAATGGTGGATGCCGCCCTCCATGCTGTGGACGAGATATTGAAAAAGCACCCGGAAGCGCTGCTCTACGGCCAGGATGTGGGGGGAAGGTTGGGCGGTGTGTTCCGGGAGGCCGCCACCCTGGCACAAAAATACGGGGACCAACGGGTGTTCAACACGCCCATACAGGAAGCCTATATTGTGGGATCCACCGCGGGCATGTCTGCCGTGGGGGCTACGCCCATTGTGGAAATCCAATTTGCAGACTATATCTGGCCGGGCATCAACCAACTGGTGGAAGAACTTTCCAAAAGTTGCTATCTTACCCAGGGGAAATTCCCTATACAATCATTGATAAGGGTGCCCGTGGGTGCCTACGGTGGTGGTGGCCCTTACCACTCGGGCAGTGTGGAGTCGGCCCTCCTTACGATAAGGGGCATTAAAGTGGTTTACCCCTCCAATGCGGCCGATATGAAAGGCCTGCTGAAGGCATCCTTTTACGATCCCAACCCGGTGGTCCTCCTGGAACACAAGGGCCTCTATTGGAGCAAGGTGCCCGGGACCCTGGACGCGAAAACGGTGGAGCCCGATGAGGCGTACATCATACCCCTGGGCAAGGCCAATAGGGTGCAATTGGCCGATAGGGAAAAAGTGGGGCAAGGCATATCCGCGGTGGTGGTCACCTATGGCATGGGGGTGTACTGGGCAAAAGAAGCTTCCGCCCCCTTTGAAGGACAGGTGGAAATATTGGACCTGCGCACCCTCAACCCCGTGGACTGGGAAGCCATAGTGGCGTCCGTGAAAATGCACGGGAAAGTATTGGTGCTTACCGAAGAGCCATTGATGAACTCTTTTGCGGAATCCCTCGCAGGAAGGATATCCAGGGAGTGTTTTGCCTATTTGGATGCGCCCGTGTGGACGGTAGGGGCCGCCAACCTGCCCGCTGTGCCGCTCAATGTGGAATTGGAAAAGATGATGCTGCCCAACGCGGATAAGGTAAAGGTGGAATTGAAGCAACTATTGGAGTACTGA
- a CDS encoding HAMP domain-containing histidine kinase yields the protein MKIWSTISDIGTPFGANPAERRYIQICNRVSFIIFVLVFLLFLVAFAYFRWIISTQLALAAAFSFLVPPWLNHLGKISWSRLLLIVLITLPSLAISILDKLDHPGSLEEFEYYHFRIIILCASILPFILFSLKERYPLSFGLLLSFLSLVLYDPIHHFFHAGFYQMGFTSPNYYFMNYIFVYNFLVLAGSTFFLKYSFEKSEKENESLIHQLSERQKEILVSSKVIEEQREQLTLENRHLNKELVDKNNQLIETNKELIRHNNELQQFSYTVSHNLRGPVASLTGLLGLLDTASLNATNKEILGHLNNSVGTLDSTIRDLGNIIDIRNDITRIKQKILLREEVDGIIRLLKRDIDEKRIQLHTDFNEHPFIYSVRPMLQSILYNLVSNGIKYRSVERDPIITISSHPDGDKIKIIVEDNGMGIDMKAFGAKLFGLYKRFHTHTEGRGLGLFLVKLQVESLDGDIEVESTLHKGTKFTLSFPRLDHIEEQVLADDDIATVYYNAPLNCIGINWKRAGSFKQTRTVIEKCIDFIKDYKTANWISNITRVTEREEGKLNELRASHRMELKMAGLLRVGLVVPEGCLGKEFMEQKGFAHVFDVELKTFATIQEAKDWMEKENSRGA from the coding sequence ATGAAAATATGGAGTACCATCAGCGATATTGGAACACCATTCGGGGCCAACCCGGCCGAAAGAAGGTATATCCAAATATGCAACCGGGTCAGCTTTATTATTTTCGTCCTGGTGTTCCTTTTATTCCTTGTGGCCTTTGCCTACTTCCGGTGGATCATTTCCACGCAATTGGCGCTGGCAGCGGCCTTTTCCTTTCTGGTGCCGCCATGGCTCAACCATTTAGGGAAAATCAGCTGGAGCCGGCTGTTGCTCATTGTGCTGATCACCCTTCCCTCGCTGGCGATCTCCATACTGGACAAGCTTGACCATCCCGGGTCGCTGGAAGAGTTTGAATATTACCATTTTCGCATCATCATCCTCTGCGCGTCCATCCTGCCCTTTATCCTGTTTTCCCTAAAAGAACGGTACCCTCTTAGCTTTGGGCTGCTTTTATCCTTTTTGTCCCTGGTCTTATACGATCCCATACACCATTTTTTCCATGCGGGTTTTTACCAGATGGGGTTTACCAGCCCCAACTATTATTTTATGAACTATATTTTTGTGTACAATTTCCTTGTACTGGCGGGCAGCACCTTCTTCCTCAAGTATAGTTTTGAAAAATCCGAAAAAGAAAATGAATCCCTCATCCATCAATTGTCCGAAAGGCAAAAGGAAATCTTAGTGTCTTCCAAGGTCATTGAAGAGCAGCGCGAGCAGCTTACCCTCGAAAACCGCCACCTCAACAAGGAGCTGGTGGACAAAAACAACCAACTCATTGAAACCAACAAAGAGCTGATCCGCCACAACAATGAGCTGCAACAGTTTTCATATACGGTCTCGCACAACCTGAGGGGCCCCGTGGCCAGCCTCACCGGCCTGCTTGGGCTGCTCGACACTGCCAGCCTCAATGCCACCAACAAGGAAATCTTAGGCCATCTGAACAACTCGGTGGGCACGCTGGATTCCACCATCAGGGACCTGGGGAACATCATTGACATCCGGAACGACATTACCCGGATAAAGCAGAAAATCCTGCTTCGGGAAGAGGTCGATGGCATTATCCGTCTCTTAAAGCGGGACATTGACGAAAAGCGCATCCAACTCCACACCGATTTCAATGAGCACCCTTTTATTTACTCCGTCAGGCCGATGCTTCAAAGCATTTTGTACAACCTGGTCAGCAACGGCATCAAGTACAGATCGGTGGAAAGGGACCCCATCATCACCATCTCCTCCCACCCGGACGGGGACAAGATAAAAATCATAGTGGAGGACAATGGAATGGGCATAGACATGAAGGCTTTTGGCGCCAAGCTGTTTGGCTTGTACAAGCGGTTCCACACCCATACCGAAGGCAGGGGGCTTGGGCTTTTCCTGGTTAAGCTTCAGGTGGAGTCATTGGATGGGGACATTGAGGTGGAAAGCACCCTGCACAAAGGGACCAAATTCACGTTGTCCTTTCCCCGGCTCGACCATATCGAGGAGCAGGTATTGGCAGACGATGACATTGCCACCGTATATTACAATGCCCCGCTCAACTGCATCGGTATCAATTGGAAGCGGGCTGGCAGCTTTAAGCAAACCAGGACCGTCATAGAAAAGTGCATTGATTTCATAAAAGACTACAAAACGGCCAATTGGATATCCAACATCACCCGCGTGACGGAGAGGGAGGAGGGCAAGCTCAACGAGCTGAGGGCCAGCCACCGGATGGAGTTGAAAATGGCGGGGCTGCTACGCGTGGGGCTGGTGGTGCCTGAAGGATGCCTCGGCAAGGAATTTATGGAACAGAAAGGGTTTGCCCATGTCTTCGATGTGGAATTAAAAACATTTGCCACCATTCAGGAGGCCAAAGACTGGATGGAAAAAGAAAATTCCAGGGGGGCTTAA